The stretch of DNA GTCCGCGAGCGTGGGCGGCGACGGTTCGGGGTACAGGGACTGCTGGGGAGCGCCCTGCTGGTCGCCGTAGGCACCGGCGCCGGGCATGCCCATGCCGGCCTGCTGCTGGTACGGGTCGCTCTGGTACCCGGTCTGCTCGTAGCCGTACACGCGCCCAAGGTTAGCGGGGGACGTGACCACGTTCATAGCTGGCTTTGGCAGCCTTTTGGCCCTCACCCCCTTGAACAAGTTACTTACGGGTAGCATCATGTTGTCTACTGGTGGGTAAGTGGGGCGCGCGAAGCGACGGTCCCCGGAAGCGACGAACCGGAGAAACGGCCATGGGTCACTACAAGTCCAACCTGCGGGACGTGGAGTTCAACCTCTTCGAGGTGTTCGGCCGCGAGCAGGTGTACGGCACCGGTGCGTTCGCCGACATGGACGTCGACACCGCGAAGAACATCCTCAGCGAGATCGCGCGCCTGGCCGAGAACGACCTGGCCGCCTCCTTCGTCGACGCCGACCGCAACCCGCCGGTCTTCGACCCGGAGACCAACACCGCGCCGGTCCCGGCCTCGTTCAAGAAGAGCTACCAGACCTTCATGGACGCCGAGTGGTGGCGCCTGGGCATCCCGGAGTCGATCGGCGGCCAGGTCACCCCCGCCTCGCTCATCTGGGCCTTCGCCGAGCAGATCCTCGGCTCGAACCCGGCCATCTGGATGTACTCCTCCGGCCCGGCCTTCGCCGGCGTCATCGCGGACGAGGGCACCGAGGAGCAGCTCAAGATCGCCCAGCGGATGACCGACCGCCTCTGGGGCTCGACCATGGTCCTCACCGAGCCCGACGCGGGCTCCGACGTGGGCGCCGGCCGCACCAAGGCGATCAAGCAGGAGGACGGCTCCTGGCACATCGAGGGCGTCAAGCGCTTCATCACCTCGGGCGAGCACGACATGTCCGAGAACATCATCCACATGGTGCTGGCCCGCCCCGAGGGCGGCAAGCCGGGCACCAAGGGCCTCGGCCTCTACATCGTGCCGAAGTACGACTTCGACTGGGAGACCGGCGAGCTCGGCGAGCGCAACGGCGTCTACGCCACCAACGTCGAGCACAAGATGGGCCTCAAGGCCTCGAACACCTGCGAGATGACCTTCGGTGCCAAGCACCCGGCCAAGGGCTGGCTGCTGGGCGAGACCGTCGACGGCATCCGCCAGATGTTCAAGATCATCGAGTTCGCCCGCATGATGGTCGGCACGAAGGCGATCGCCACCCTCTCCACCGGCTACCTGAACGCGCTGGAGTACGCCAAGGAGCGCGTGCAGGGCGCCGACATCTCCAACTTCCTGGACAAGAACGCCCCGCGCGTCACCATCACCAACCACCCCGACGTCCGCCGCTCGCTGATGATGCAGAAGGCGTACGCGGAGGGCATGCGCGCCCTGGTGCTCTTCACCGCCTCCACCCAGGACGACGTGCTGGCCGCCCGCCTGCGCGGCGAGCAGGACGAGGCCGCCGAGCGCCTCAACGACCTGCTGCTGCCGATCGTCAAGGGCTACGGCTCCGAGAAGTCCTACGAGCAGCTCGCCCAGTCCCTGCAGACCTTCGGTGGCTCCGGCTACCTGCAGGAGTACCCGATCGAGCAGTACATCCGGGACGCCAAGATCGACACCCTCTACGAGGGCACCACCGCGATCCAGGGCCTGGACTTCTTCTTCCGCAAGATCGTCAAGGACGGCGGCCAGGCGCTCACCGCCGTCTCCGAGCAGATCCAGAAGTTCCTCGGCGCGGCCTCCGGCGGCGATGCCCTGGCCACCGAGCGCGAGCTGCTCGCCAAGGCCGCGGGCGACCTGGAGGCGATCGTCGGCAAGCTGCTGGCCGACCTCTCCTCGGTCGAGCAGGACGTCAAGAACATGTACAAGGTCGGCCTCAACAGCACCCGCCTGCTGATGGTCTCCGGCGACGTGGTGGTCGGCTGGCTGCTGCTGCGTCAGGCCGTCGTGGCCCTGGCCAAGCTGGAGGCCGGCGCCTCGGAGAAGGACGTCCCCTTCTACCAGGGCAAGGTCGCCGCGGCCCGCTTCTTCGCCCGCAACGTGCTCACCACCACCGCCGCCCAGCGCGTGATCGCCGAGGGCGTGGACAACGCGATCATGGAGCTCGACGAGGCCGCCTTCTAAGGCACCCCAGGTCCTCCTGACCCACCCTCACACGGAGGGGGTCTACGCACAGCGCGTAGACCCCCTCCGTGCTTGTGCGACCATCGAGGTGCCGAGCCGCGCCCCCACCGGTCCGTACCGGCCTGGCACCGTTGTGTCACCGTTGTTGAAGACACCTCGACGTGTCCGTGTACGGGCATATGCTCGGGGTCGGAGACCGGGTTCCCCGTCCGGCTTTCAGCCCTCCCTCAACCCAGGAGCAGCATGTCGACCGCCGCCCGCCCGGCCTACTTCGACCGAACGCACACCGACGACCTGATCGCCTTCCTGAGCGCGTCGCCGTCGCCGTTCCACGCCGTGGCGAGCGCGGCCGAGCGACTGGAGAAGGTGGGCTTCCGGCGGGTGGCCGAGACGGACGCGTGGGACGCTGCGGCCGGTGGCCGGTACCTCGTGCGCGGCGGCGCGCTGATCGCCTGGTACGTCCCCGAGGGCGCCACCCCGGCCACCCCGTTCCGGGTGGTCGGCACCCACACCGACTCGCCGAACCTGCGGGTCAAGCCCGTCCCGGACACCGGCTCGGCGGGCTGGCGCCAGGTGGCCGTGGAGATCTACGGGGGCGTGCCGCTCAACACCTGGCTCGACCGCGACCTCGGCCTCTCCGGCCGGCTGGTGCTGCGGGACGGCTCCACCGTGCTGGTCCAGATCGACGAGGCGCTGCTGCGCGTCCCGCAGCTGGCCATCCACCTGGACCGCCAGGTCAACGACGGCCTCAAGCTGGACCGCCAGCGCCACCTCACGCCGATCTGGGGGATCGGCGAGGTCACCGAGGGCTCCCTGATCGAGTACGTGGCCGAGCGTGCGGGCGTGGCCGCCTCCGACATCCTCGGCTGGGACTTGATGACCCATGACATCCAGCCCCCCGGCTACCTGGGCCGGGACAAGGAGCTGCTGGCCGCGCCCCGGCTGGACAACCTGCTCTCGGTGCACGCCGGCGCCGCCGCCCTCGCCTCGGTCGCGGGTGAGCGCCTCCCGTACATCCCCGTCCTCGCCGCCTTCGACCACGAGGAGACCGGCAGCGAGTCCGACACCGGCGCCCAGGGCCCCCTGCTCGGCAACGTGCTGGAGCGCAGCGTGCACGCCCGGGGCGGCTCCGCCGAAGACCGCGCCCGCGCGCTGGCCGGCACGGTCTGCCTCTCCTCCGACATGGGCCACGCCGTCCACCCCAACTACAGCGAGCGCCACGAGCCCGGCCACCACCCGCTCCCCAACGGCGGCCCGATCCTCAAGGTCAACGTCAACAACCGCTACGCCACCGACGCCGTCGGCCGGGCCGTCTTCGCCACCGCTTGCGAGAAGGCCGGCGTCCCGTGGCAGAGCTTCGTCTCCAACAACGCCATGCCCTGCGGCACCACCATCGGCCCCATCACGGCGGCCCGCCTCGGCATCACCACCGTCGACTGCGGCATCGCGGCCCTCTCCATGCACTCGGCCCGCGAGCTCTGCGGCGCCGAGGACCCGCACCACCTGGCCAACGCCATCCGCGCCTTCCTCCAGGGCTGAGCGCACACGCCGAAGGGGCCGACTCCGTACGACGGAGTCGGCCCCTTCGCGTGCTTGGCGGTGGGTCAGGACGCCCCGGTGCCGGTCCAGAGGTAGAGGTTGCCGGTGGAGTCGTTGCGGGCGATCAGGTCGGCCTTGCCGTCGCCGTTGAAGTCCGAGGTGGTGGTCTGCGAGAACGCGCCCCAACCACCGGTCAGGTACTCCCGGGTGGCGAAGCCGCCGTTGCCGTCACCGTGCCACAGGTACAGGATCCCGGTGGAGTCCTGGCGGGCGATCAGGTCGGCCTTGCCGTCACCGTCGAAGTCGGCGGTGGTGGTCTGCGAGAAGGCACCCCAACCGCTGGTGAGCAGGGTCGGGCGGGAGAAGCCGCCGTTGCCGTCGCCGGTCCAGAGGTAGAGGTTGCCGGTGGAGTCGTTGCGGGCGATGAGGTCGGGCTTGCCGTCGCCGTTGAAGTCCGAGGTGGTGGTCTGGGAGAAGGCGCCCCAGCCGCCGGTCAGCAGCACCGGGCGGGAGAAGCCGCCGTTGCCGTCGCCGGTCCACAGGTAGAGCTCGCCGGTGGAGTCGTTGCGGGCGATCAGGTCGGGCTTGCCGTCCCCGTTGAAGTCGGCGGTGGTGGTCTGCGAGAACGCGCTCCAGCCGCCGGTCAGCAGCACCGGCCGGGCGAAGCCGCCGGCCCCGTTGCCCGTCCAGAGGTAGAGGTTCCCGTTGGAGTCGTTGCGGGCGATCAGGTCGGCCTGGTGATCGCCGTTGAAGTCGGCCGTGGTGGTCTGGGAGAACGCGCCCCAGCCGCCGGTCAGCAGCGAGGCACCGGAGAACCGAGCCTGGCCGCTGCCCACGTCCACGTAGTTGCGGTCGATGCTGATCGAGATACCGCCGTAGCTCTCGGTGGCGTTTCCGGCGAACTGGTGCACCCGCTGGTGACTCGGCCAGTAGTCCGGGCCCGGCAGGCCCATGGCACCGTCCGAGACGTTGTCCTGGCCGTTCCAGCTCGCGGACCAGACCACGTCCGGGTTGGCGTAGCCGCCCTGGGCGTACAGCGTGGCCAGGTCCTTGATGCCGCTGGAGGCGCTGGAGTAGATGCCCGAGCGGTAGCCCTGGGCCTTGAGCTGCTTGGTCCAGTACGCCATGTAGGCCACCACGCGGTCGTGGTAGGCGGGGGCGTAGTTCTCCACGTCCAGGTAGAGCACCGAGCCGGTCGGGAAGCCGAGGGCCTGTGCCTGGGCGATGGCGTCGCCGGCCGCGTTGGCGCCGGCCTGCTGGGCAGAGACCAGGTCGGCGGGGATGGTCTGACCGATGGTGGCCTGCGGGCCGACGTAGATCGGCAGGAAGGACCAACCCTCGTTGGCCCGGTTGGCGACCCAGCTCTGGGTCAGGTTGGCCTGGGTCTTGCAGCCGCGGTTGATCCCACCGATGTAGACGCCCACCGTGCGGTACGGCGAGTTGGCCCGCCAAGTCTGCATGGTGTTGGCCGAGGGGGCGTCACAGGCATCGAAGCCGTATCCGGTGGCCACGGTGCTCGGGGCGACGCTGCTCTTCGGCGTCACCGAGCGGGGCGCGAGCGCCGACTTGGGCGCGGTGGCCGTGGTGGCGGCGGTGACCTTGGCCGAGGCCAGGACACCGTTCACCGCCGAGGCGTTGTCGGCGTAGTTCGCCGTCACCAGCAGGCCGGTGCCGCCGATGGTGGCCCGGAACTGGTGGCCCACGGCGCCCGGCGCGAGGACGGACTGCTGCGCGGCAGTGCCGGCCGCCAGCTCGGGGGCCTTGGCGGCCCGGTCACCTGCAGCAGCCGCCGGCTCGATCACCAGGTTGTCGGCGGCGCCGCCGACACCGTGCGCGGAGCAGTCCTGGTCGGCGCCGGGGGTGCCGAGGTAGACGGCGTTCACGTCGGAGCGCACGCAGGTTCGGGGTGCCTGCTCCAGGTCGACGACCTGCCAGGAGGCGGGCACCTGGAGGTCGTAGCCCCGGTAGCTGACGTGCTGGGTGCCGGCGGTGGGGGCCGGGGCGGCCGCGAAGGCCGGGGAGGCTGCGCTCAGCACGGCGGCGGAGGCGGCGAGCAGGGTGACGGCGCGTTTGGTCAGCAGCTTCTGCATGGACGCGGAGCTAGCCCTTCGGCAGGAGTAGGGGGACGCGTGGGCCGCCCGAATACATCTGATGATCGGGCGGCCGCGCGTGATCTTTGAGAACGGTAGTACACGTCTACGACGCGCCAGAACCCGCTCCCGTTACACCCCAGTTCCTGTGATTTCACTCTGCTGTGGCTGGGAGCTACTCCTGGGAGTCCGCCCCGGCCAGGATCAGCGGCAGCCGGGTGGCGCCACCGGCCGTGAGCCGCACCGGCACGCCCCAGTCCTGCTGGTGCACGTGGCAGGCCGGGTACTCGATCTCGGGGTCGTCGTCGCAGGAGGCGGCCATCGCCGAGACGTGCAGCACGCCCTCGGTGACGCCCTCGGCGAGCACCAGCTCGCGGGAGAGCGCGGTGTCCGCCCCGGCGCCGGAGGCCAGCAGCTCCGGCGGGGTGGAGCTGACCAGCAGCCGGGTGGAGGGCCCGTACCGCTCGTCCAGCTTCTGCCCGCTCGGCGCCTCGAAGATCACGTCCAGCTGTAGCGCGCCCGCCGCCACCTCGGTGGCGGCCCGCTGGGTGCGGTGCGCCACCGCCTCGACCCGGACGGCCTCCTCGGGCAGCCGCAGCCTGGTCAGCCGGTGCCGCGCCGACTCGACCACCACCAGGTCACCCTCCACCAGCACCGCGCCCGAGGGCTCCCGCAGGTCGGTGGCCAGCGTGGACACCTCCCCGCTCGCCGGGTCGTACCGGCGCAGCGCGTGGTTGTACGTGTCGCAGATCGCCACCGAGCCGTCCGGCAGCACCGTCACCCCGAGCGGGTGCTGGAGCAGCGCCTGCTCCGCCGCGCCGTCCCGGTGCCCGAAGTCGAACAGGCCGGTGCCGACGGCGGTGTGCACCTCGCCGGTTTCACGTGAAACCCAGCGGACGGCCGAGGTCTCCGAGTCCGCGACCCAGAGCTTCTCGCCGTCCGCCGAGACCGCCAGCCCGCTGGGCTGGGCGAACCAGGCCTCGGCCACCGGCCCGTCCACCAGGCCCTCGTTGGTCGTCCCGGCCGCGACCCGGACGGTGCCGGCCACCGGGTCGTACGCCCAGAGCTGGTGCACCCCGGCCATCGCGATCCAGACCTCGCCGTCGAAGAAGGCCACGTCCCAGGGCGAGGAGAGCTCCACCTCGCCGGCCGGCCCGCTGGTCGGCGAGCCCTGCCACCACTGCTTGCCGGTGCCGGCCAGCGTGGTGACGTGGCCGTCGCTCAGCCGCACCCCGCGCAGCGCGTGGTTGACCGTGTCGGCCACCACCACGTCGTAGTCCAGCCCGAGCCCGGCCGGCACCAGCGCCAGGCCCTGCGGCTCGCTGAACCGCGGCTCGGCGCCGTCCACCAGCCCGCGCTCGCCGTCGCCGATCCGGCGCACCACGGTCTCGCCGTCCTCGGCCAGCTCGACCAGCGAGTGGTGCCCCGAATCCGCCACCAGGAAGTGCCCGTCGGCCAGCCGCACGGCCTTCCCCGGGAACTTCAGGTCGCCCGCGACCGGCTCCGGCGCCACGTACGGGCCGTCTCCGCGCCGCAGTGTCCCCTTCGCCGCGTGCTCGGCCTCCAGCTCCTCGACCAGCCGCTCGATCGCGTGCGCGTGCCCCTCCCCGGCGTGCTGCGCGACCACGTACCCCTCGGGGTCGATCACCACCAGCGTCGGCCAGGCCCGCACCGCGTACTGCTTCCACGTCACCAGCGCCGGGTCGTCCAGCACCGGGTGGTGCACCTCGTACCGCGCCACCGCGTCCACCACGGCCTGGTGGTCGGCCTCGTGCACGAACTTCGGCGAGTGCACCCCGACGATCACCACCGTGTCCCGGTGCTTCTCCTCCAACTCCCGCAGCTCGTCCAGGACGTGCAGGCAGTTGATGCAGCAGAAGGTCCAGAAGTCTACAACGACACACTTACCTCGTAGATCGGCAAGAGTCAGATCCTTGCCGCCTGTGTTGAGCCAACCACCAGCCCCGACCAGTTCAGGGGCGCGAACGCGTGCACGAGATGCCATAACCCCATCAAACCGCACGATGTCAGGCGGCATTCCGAGCCGGCACCCTGAGCGCGGAGAAAGCCCTGCCCGCACGCCACAGGTGGAGACGTACAGACAGGGCTTTCCGGGGTGATACGAGAAACCGACGGTCGTCCTAGTCGTCCTCGGTAACCTCCCGGGCGAGCAAGAAGTCGAGGCGACCCTCTTCGAACGCCCTCTTCAGCTGCGCCAGGTGCGCCGGGGTGCCCACCAGGACCACCCCCGGGTTGTCGACGTTGGCCACGGCCACCCTGCCGGACCCCACCTCCGCCAGGACGAACCCCTCCGGCACCTCGTCTTCCGGGTCCGCCGCTGCCTCCCAGTGCAGTCCGGGGAAGCTCCACGGGAAGAACTCCAGCACGCTCAACTCTTCCGCCCCTTCTTTGCTTTCGGGTCTTCCGGCATCACGTAGTCGATCTCCACCGCCACCCAGTTGGGCCCGTTGGGGTCACCGGAGTACCGGTGCTGGCAGCGGTCTCCCGACTGCATCAGATCGAGCAGGGTCAACGACTGCTCCGGATGCCCGCCCAACTCGTGCGTGATCCGGACCGACACCTTCAGGCTCGGCCGGTCCGTCCACGTGGTCGACGCCCGGTAGCCGGCCAGTTGACTCAACCGGGCAGCAAGCAACCGCGCCATCTCCCGGGCCTCCTCGTAGCTCCGCTGACCGCTCACTCGGCGGAGGAGTCCTGCGGCAGGTACAGCCCGAACCGCAGCAGCTGGACCTGTGCCTTCGTCGGCCGCTTCCGCTGCTGCGCCCTGATGCGGGCCTCGGTTGCTGCACGGGCCCGACGGGTATCTGCCGTCATCAGCCACAGGCGGGCCTGGTAGGCGCTGGGGAAGGCCAGCAGCACCGGCTGGCCCGCCAGGTCGGGCAGGGTGCAGAAGTCGTCCAGGAGCACGTCCCGGAGAACGTGGGAGCCTGCCGCTTCGACTACCTCGTACCGCATGGTCCTACTGGTCGGCAGAGCCTTGGCGGTGGCTCTGCTCAGCAGCGTCGGCATGGTGACCTCCCGTGTCGCTCGGCGCTCGTCGTGGGCGCATGCTGGCATGCACTTTCGGACGAATTCGGCCCGCAGCCCGGACAGTTGGCTTGTCTTGGCGGTAGCGTCGGAGAACGCCCAAATGTCCATGGGGGATGCCTTGAACACTGCCTTACGATCGGCTATGTCCGCTGCTGGCCTGAACCCACGCCAGCTGGCAGGCCGCGTCGGGGTCACGGGCAAGACAGTCGAGCGTTGGCTGGCTGACGACGACCTCGTCCCCCACGCGAGGAACCGCGAGGACGCCTGTAGGGCGCTGGGAGTGGACGAAGAGATGATCTGGCCGCAGATAGTGAAAGACAAGATCAAGACCGGTCACGATCGCGAGCTGGTCCGCGCGTACCCGTACCGGTCTGCGTGTCCGAGTGAGGTGTGGGCCGAGCTTGTCGCACAGGCGACAGAAGACCTGTTCTTCGCGGGTTACACCAACTACTTCGTCTGGCTTGAGCAGCCGAACTTCGTCGCAACGCTCCGCAGGAAGGCCGAGCAGGGGTGTCGAGTTCGCTTCCTCCTGGGCGACCCGGACGGCGAGACGACACGCCAGCGCGAGGCCATCGAGGACACTGCGCTCTCCGTCTCGACCCGCATCCGGATCAGCTTGGAGAACCTGAGCCGGCTCACGACTGTGGAGGGCATCGAGAGTCGGTTCAGCGCTCCCGAGGACGCGACGAACCACGTGAGCTTGTCCGTGTTCCGGTTCGACTCTCAGGCACTCGTCACGCCGCATCTTGCGCGATTGGTAGGCCACGACTCGCCCCTGCTGCACCTGCGCCGGGCCGAGGACGGGGGGCTGTTCGACCGCTTCGCCGAGCATGCGGAGGAACTTTGGTCGCGTGGGGTTGAAGCCGGCTGATCGTCGTCCGGCCGGTCGGGTGCCGGTAGCTCCGACTCTCCGCCACAGCGTGGGCAGCCTTCGTCCGTCCACGGCCGGAGCTTGAGGTTTCACGCTGTGCCCCACCGATGGCCCAGGTGCCCTTCATGAGCGTTACGCCCCCCTTAACGCCCCCTTTTCTCGGGGATGTTGAACTGCCAACTAGGCTGGCGATCAGTTGAATTGGCATCTCGGGGGCGCAGGAAACAGCATGACACCTAGCGTGTACCGCGCATGCTGGAACCGGGATCGCGAGACGATAACATGCGGAACTTCCGCAGCACTCCCACCTTATTCTCCCGGGCGCAGGGAGGACTGCTAACCCGCAACAAGTACGGCCTCGGCCGTTGCAGTGTCGCCATTACTACTTACTTCCCCCTGACTGGAAAGTCAGTGGTGCTTTAGTTCGAAAATAAAGCCGAGAGGCTGTCGATGGAGCAGGCTCTTACCCTGTCGGGCCAGTGTAAATGCTTTGCCACCCGCTGGGAGCGATGCCTCGGCCTCTACAGCTCACTTGTCTCCCCCCGCATCTCCTCTCATCTGCTGGCGAGAACTTTAAACCGGTGCCACGATTGTGCAACGAGCCCTTATCAATCAATGGCCGGATCTATTGGGACTTCATTCCTTCTGCCTATTCGGAGCATGTTCGCGCAACTCCATCCAGCGGGTGATCCAACGGTTCAAGCGGCCAGTACTGTTCTCTGCGGCGACATATTCACCAGTCGGGAGAACTGCCAGCCCGCATTCCTTTGCGATGAGCTTTAGTTGTTGCCCATAAGATGCGACAAGACGAGTCTCTAGGAGGCGATCGCGAACGCTATCATATTCAATTCCGCGAGACTCTAGCCATGACAACATTTCAGAGTCATTGGCGTGGACTTCCTTTCCTTGGCGCAGCCGCATAAGCAAAGAAAATTCCTCCTCCCCGATAAAGCTGGGACTCCACTGTTCAGTTACCGGAATCTTGTTGAGCGCTTCATTGTCGACCTCATGCACACTCGCTTGCCAGCCACTTCTCCCATCGACCTGGACGGCGCGGAAGCTCAACAGGCCCCTGCCGACCTCTATCTCAAGATCTTCTCCCCAAAGTTGCTGGCCAAATCCATACATTTCATCTAGTCGCGTCCATATAAATTCCAGCAGTAGCTGCAGTGGGTTTTCTGGCGTCGAGAAGTAGAATGGCCACCAGCCGTCGACCAGAGGTGCCATGAATGGCCGCCCATTAGTCTTCACGAGAGAATAGCTGCCCGAGATGATCAGCTGCGGAAAATCCGTCGGACCGAAGCCGACATTTCCAATGTTCTCCTCAAGATAGTCCACCATTGAGGATCGGAAGTTTTTCTCGCTCTTGAACCCATGTATTCCAAGAATGACTCGGATTGCGGAAACCTGCTCCAAGGCAAGGGCATTAAGTATGGCCTCCTCTGCGTATGAGAGGGTGGCAATCCCTTCTGCTCCCCAGGCGGCCCGCCCGGTCATCTCGGCGAACGTTCTGATTGAGGGTCCCATGCTCCGATGTGGATCGTCTAGCTCCTCGGCACCTTGATAATAAGGGTGCTCAATTTCGCTGACCGTCTTGAGTTGGGAGAATGCGTCGCGAAGCTCGGCCGAGTGAAGATTTTTCTTTACTTCGATGACGGCAATGATGTCTTTAACATGCCATACGTAAGTTTCGCTGTATGGCAGTCTCTCCCCTTCTCCCTTTACCACCATGCAGTCCATTTGGCCAGAAATGCGGCCATTGCCATCGCAGGCAAATCCGGTCACTACTCGCAGCCCCAGACCATCGGGAAGGGCGCGATTCAATATGCTAGAAGACAGTCCCTCGTACATGTCCCCAATCGTCGGGGCGTGCTTTATGGGGACCTGATCAAGTTTGGGCAGCTCTTTGCGGAGAATTTCCGAAAGAAGATCTGCGGCTGTGCGAATCACCGAGCCTCGCCCCAATTCTTGTACTTCATATTATTCTCAATGGCTCATCATAGATGGCAGCGTTGAAGCAATTGGGGCGTTCGCGGTAACGATCTCGCGCGTGGTTGGCTCGCTGGACTGTCCGTGGTAGCGGCAGGGGGCAGGAGGTGACACATCGGGTGGCGCATCACTCCTGCCCGAGGTGGCGGTACAGCGTCGCCCGGCTGATCCCGAGTGCTTTCGCGATGCCGCTCACGCTCTCCCCTTTGGCGCGGCGGGCACGGGCTATCGTCAGCCTGTCCTCGCTGATCACCGTCGGACGGCCTCCGATGCGCCCCTGCGCCTTCGCGGCATCCAGCCCGGCCTGAGTGCGCTCCTTGATCAGCGACCGCTCGAACTCCGCCATGGCGCCGACCACCTGAAGCATGAGCCGCCCGTCCGGTGTGTTCGGGTCGATGCTCGCCAGTGCGCCGGTCAGCACCTTGAAGCCGATGCCCCGAGCCGACAGGGCGTCCACCATCGTCACCAGGTCGATCAGCGAACAGGCGAACCGGTCCAGCTTCCACACGCACAGCGTGTCCCCGGGGCGGACGTAGTCGAGCACGGCGGCAAGCTCCGGCCGGTCCTTGCTCTTGCCGCTCGCCTTGTCGATGAAGACCCGGGAGCAGCCGGCGTCCGCCAGGGCATCCAGTTGAAGCTGCGCCTCCTGCTCGTCTGTGGAGACTCGGGCGTAGCCGATCAGGTGGCCGGTGGTCTTCTTCGTCGTCATGTCTCTACTGTCTCAAAACTGGTCTCAGAACATCAGGGGTTTCGAGTATGTTCTGAGATGGGTTTTGAACACCGAGACGACCCCGAGGCGGGCCCCTGAGGGGCCGTCGCACAAACCATCGTTTCTGAGACGACTCCCGAGGGTGACCCGGCGTCACGGAGACCCCCCGGTCTCAATTTCGCGGCGACGTGTCTGGACCTGGGGGCCGGGTCCGGGTGGCTCGATCCCCCAGAGATTGACCCACCCCCCGGGTACCCCCACCCCTCAACCTGTGCGTGTCGCTAAGAACGTGGGGGCCGGGTCCACCAGAAAGCCCCGATGAGCCATGCGAGCCTTCCCCCTCCCTGCCGCTCAGGGTGGAGCAGCAAGGGGGGTACCCGCCTGGGGGTGGACCCACTGCGGAGCAGCCCGGGGTAACCCGCATCGTGGCCAGCGGCGAGGGTCGGAACACTTGGGACACTTCTGGGGTCCGATGCCGTAACTCTCCCCATGCACGCGTAGAGGAGGTTTAGGGAAACGACCCTTCAAGCGTCCCAAGTGTTCCAGTCCTGCTGCTTCCGCCGGTCAGCGCGGTTGCCCGAATACGTCCCGCTGAACGGCCACCAGGCGGACGCCCGCAACCCCGCGCACCTTCTTGCCGTTCACGCGCTGCTGCCGCCCCGCTTCCGCGCCGAAGTGGCGGGCCACCGCCTTGGACCATGCTTGCGGCTGTCCGGGGAGTCGAGGGTGCTGCTGTTCGCCGCGCTGCTTGATCTCGCTGTTGGGCACGAACCCGTCCGGCGCCGCCTCGAAGTTGGCTTCCGCCCAGTCGGCGAACGGATCGGACTCCTCCCGGTACTCGTCCGTTGCCCTGGCAACCCGCTCCGGCTCGTTCAGCCCGTGCCGGTGCCACTCGGCTGCCCCACGGACCACCCATGCGGCGATGCCCTCCGCTTCGTCCAGGAGACGGCCCTTAAGCCCCTGGTCCTCCCGTCCCACGAACGACTCGTCCCACGGGACACACCGGAACCGGCGCCAGATCCCTTCGTCGGTGCCCTTGATCGTCGGCTGGTCGTTGCCGGACATGATGAGCAGCGCGGTGGGGGTGAAGTCGTACGCCGGCTTGTACTTCTGGTTGGCGGTGAGGAGGTCGGCGGCCGTGAACGCCTTCACGAACGCCTCGTCCAGCCGGGCGGCCGTCATCTCGCTGGACAGTACGAGCCGGGCGCCGTGGAGCTTGGCCACCAGCGACCCGTTGCGGCCGTTGCGCTGCTTCTCCCAGAACTCTGCCTCTTGCGCCGTGGTCACGGCTGCGAACACCTTGCCCAGCGTCTCGGTGAACACCCCCTTGCCGTTGCGCCCCGAGCCGTAGAAGAACGCCAGGCACTCCTCCCGGGTGGAGCCTGTCACGGCGTATCCCGCCAGCCGTTGCAGGAAGGTGTGCATCTCGGGGTCACCAGGCTGTGAACTCTCAAGAAAGGCAA from Kitasatospora sp. MMS16-BH015 encodes:
- a CDS encoding NHL domain-containing thioredoxin family protein, producing the protein MASRARVRAPELVGAGGWLNTGGKDLTLADLRGKCVVVDFWTFCCINCLHVLDELRELEEKHRDTVVIVGVHSPKFVHEADHQAVVDAVARYEVHHPVLDDPALVTWKQYAVRAWPTLVVIDPEGYVVAQHAGEGHAHAIERLVEELEAEHAAKGTLRRGDGPYVAPEPVAGDLKFPGKAVRLADGHFLVADSGHHSLVELAEDGETVVRRIGDGERGLVDGAEPRFSEPQGLALVPAGLGLDYDVVVADTVNHALRGVRLSDGHVTTLAGTGKQWWQGSPTSGPAGEVELSSPWDVAFFDGEVWIAMAGVHQLWAYDPVAGTVRVAAGTTNEGLVDGPVAEAWFAQPSGLAVSADGEKLWVADSETSAVRWVSRETGEVHTAVGTGLFDFGHRDGAAEQALLQHPLGVTVLPDGSVAICDTYNHALRRYDPASGEVSTLATDLREPSGAVLVEGDLVVVESARHRLTRLRLPEEAVRVEAVAHRTQRAATEVAAGALQLDVIFEAPSGQKLDERYGPSTRLLVSSTPPELLASGAGADTALSRELVLAEGVTEGVLHVSAMAASCDDDPEIEYPACHVHQQDWGVPVRLTAGGATRLPLILAGADSQE
- a CDS encoding helix-turn-helix domain-containing protein, which produces MGDALNTALRSAMSAAGLNPRQLAGRVGVTGKTVERWLADDDLVPHARNREDACRALGVDEEMIWPQIVKDKIKTGHDRELVRAYPYRSACPSEVWAELVAQATEDLFFAGYTNYFVWLEQPNFVATLRRKAEQGCRVRFLLGDPDGETTRQREAIEDTALSVSTRIRISLENLSRLTTVEGIESRFSAPEDATNHVSLSVFRFDSQALVTPHLARLVGHDSPLLHLRRAEDGGLFDRFAEHAEELWSRGVEAG
- a CDS encoding DUF6602 domain-containing protein, translating into MIRTAADLLSEILRKELPKLDQVPIKHAPTIGDMYEGLSSSILNRALPDGLGLRVVTGFACDGNGRISGQMDCMVVKGEGERLPYSETYVWHVKDIIAVIEVKKNLHSAELRDAFSQLKTVSEIEHPYYQGAEELDDPHRSMGPSIRTFAEMTGRAAWGAEGIATLSYAEEAILNALALEQVSAIRVILGIHGFKSEKNFRSSMVDYLEENIGNVGFGPTDFPQLIISGSYSLVKTNGRPFMAPLVDGWWPFYFSTPENPLQLLLEFIWTRLDEMYGFGQQLWGEDLEIEVGRGLLSFRAVQVDGRSGWQASVHEVDNEALNKIPVTEQWSPSFIGEEEFSLLMRLRQGKEVHANDSEMLSWLESRGIEYDSVRDRLLETRLVASYGQQLKLIAKECGLAVLPTGEYVAAENSTGRLNRWITRWMELREHAPNRQKE
- a CDS encoding recombinase family protein; translation: MTTKKTTGHLIGYARVSTDEQEAQLQLDALADAGCSRVFIDKASGKSKDRPELAAVLDYVRPGDTLCVWKLDRFACSLIDLVTMVDALSARGIGFKVLTGALASIDPNTPDGRLMLQVVGAMAEFERSLIKERTQAGLDAAKAQGRIGGRPTVISEDRLTIARARRAKGESVSGIAKALGISRATLYRHLGQE
- a CDS encoding phage/plasmid primase, P4 family; amino-acid sequence: MTTAPETVRLLTQRDGTDVDRAEFIADRVGGQLIYVDGPGWYAWDGRRWANDSNRDAVARGMVHDVSSALLTEAIEAGNSELIDAGKALRTSRLISAALLEMQAMPGIRRSVADLDTDPFALTFRNGTVDLRTGRLRPHDPGDLITRMVDLDYRQDADCPNWIAFLESSQPGDPEMHTFLQRLAGYAVTGSTREECLAFFYGSGRNGKGVFTETLGKVFAAVTTAQEAEFWEKQRNGRNGSLVAKLHGARLVLSSEMTAARLDEAFVKAFTAADLLTANQKYKPAYDFTPTALLIMSGNDQPTIKGTDEGIWRRFRCVPWDESFVGREDQGLKGRLLDEAEGIAAWVVRGAAEWHRHGLNEPERVARATDEYREESDPFADWAEANFEAAPDGFVPNSEIKQRGEQQHPRLPGQPQAWSKAVARHFGAEAGRQQRVNGKKVRGVAGVRLVAVQRDVFGQPR